In one window of Vibrio pelagius DNA:
- a CDS encoding FadR/GntR family transcriptional regulator encodes MSVFTLVEDSSRRIHVQVARQVARKILSGELKEEEKLPSEMELCEIFGVSRTALRESTKLLSAKGLIESKPKVGTRIMPRSNWHFLDPQLLDWIQDLEDTKPFLAQFLGLRKAIEPEACALAAKNASVEQRKELSILFQKMTLAAESFDYGSWTVNDHLFHRTIFLSTGNQFYIPFGNILSAIFRQFIDHSAEGGRFCLAEHKAIYDSIMSGNSEGARLASHGLLNDDNQKLSKVPLRQVAIA; translated from the coding sequence ATGTCAGTATTCACACTGGTGGAAGATTCTAGCCGCCGCATTCATGTCCAAGTTGCAAGACAAGTCGCCCGCAAGATCTTATCTGGTGAATTAAAAGAAGAAGAAAAGCTACCCAGCGAAATGGAGCTTTGTGAAATCTTTGGTGTAAGTCGTACTGCGTTGAGAGAGTCAACGAAACTGTTATCGGCCAAAGGGCTGATCGAGTCGAAACCCAAAGTTGGCACTCGTATCATGCCTCGTTCTAATTGGCATTTTTTAGACCCGCAGCTCTTAGATTGGATTCAAGATCTTGAAGACACTAAGCCATTTCTGGCTCAATTCTTAGGTCTTAGAAAAGCAATAGAGCCAGAAGCTTGTGCACTTGCAGCCAAGAATGCATCGGTTGAACAACGTAAAGAGCTTTCCATACTCTTTCAAAAGATGACGCTCGCGGCAGAGAGTTTCGATTACGGAAGTTGGACCGTCAACGACCACCTGTTTCATCGAACAATATTCCTCTCAACAGGCAATCAATTTTATATTCCATTTGGCAATATTTTGTCAGCGATCTTCCGACAGTTTATTGATCATTCAGCAGAAGGCGGACGTTTCTGCTTAGCCGAGCACAAGGCGATTTATGATTCTATTATGTCTGGAAATAGTGAAGGTGCCCGATTAGCCTCACACGGCTTACTAAACGATGATAATCAAAAACTATCCAAAGTACCTTTAAGGCAAGTAGCAATAGCTTAA
- a CDS encoding FadR/GntR family transcriptional regulator has translation MVGTFNSIAGSKRSLHVQVAREIARSILSGQLAQGSIIPGEMALCEQFGISRTALREAVKLLTSKGLLESRPKVGTRVVDRAYWNFLDPQLIGWMDGLADTDEFCFQFLGLRRAIEPEACALAAKNASAEQRIELSETFQEMVEVSEAEVFDQERWTDVDMRFHSLIFNATGNDFYLPFGNILTTMFVNFIVHSSEEGSTCINEHRQIYDAIMAGNSEKARAASANHLQESKHRLPAAS, from the coding sequence ATGGTCGGAACATTCAATTCAATCGCAGGGTCAAAGCGTAGCCTACACGTGCAAGTTGCTCGTGAAATTGCTCGTAGTATTTTGTCTGGTCAGTTAGCTCAAGGTTCTATTATCCCTGGTGAGATGGCGCTTTGTGAGCAATTTGGTATTAGTCGTACAGCACTGCGGGAAGCGGTAAAATTGCTGACATCTAAAGGTCTTTTAGAGTCTCGCCCAAAAGTGGGTACTCGTGTTGTTGATCGCGCGTACTGGAACTTCCTAGACCCTCAACTCATTGGTTGGATGGACGGTCTAGCAGATACTGACGAATTTTGTTTCCAGTTTTTAGGCTTGCGTCGTGCGATAGAGCCTGAAGCTTGCGCACTGGCTGCGAAGAACGCGTCAGCTGAACAGCGCATTGAGCTTTCGGAAACATTCCAAGAGATGGTCGAAGTGTCTGAAGCTGAAGTTTTCGACCAAGAGCGTTGGACAGATGTCGATATGCGATTCCATAGCCTGATCTTTAACGCAACAGGTAATGATTTCTATCTTCCATTCGGCAATATCTTAACAACGATGTTTGTTAACTTTATTGTCCACTCTTCGGAAGAGGGTAGCACTTGTATCAATGAACACCGTCAGATCTACGATGCGATCATGGCTGGTAACAGTGAAAAAGCACGTGCTGCTTCTGCAAATCATCTACAAGAGTCGAAACACAGGTTGCCAGCAGCGAGTTAA
- a CDS encoding oligogalacturonate-specific porin KdgM family protein, which yields MISKNKIALAITATLFAGSLSAASLDARQEYKHGSEEWASRIKMSGSVDNHFFGAEMKQKGKPFSDWEAADNEFEYGYQIKLNDQWMIQPSMPVTFGSESITYKPQVRVQYSFDSGLKAKLRYRHEFRDYTSDSLKENLNRSKITGNLDYNWNAFQFGFEANYAEDFANNKWTAGGGADYEWDYNIKVGYKEADWNWRPYVEFGNVQDGSDRQLRSRVGVSYSF from the coding sequence ATGATTTCTAAAAATAAAATTGCTTTAGCGATTACAGCAACTCTTTTTGCTGGCAGCCTTTCAGCTGCTTCATTAGATGCTCGTCAAGAGTACAAGCACGGTTCAGAAGAGTGGGCGAGCCGCATCAAAATGAGTGGTTCAGTAGACAACCACTTCTTCGGCGCTGAAATGAAGCAAAAAGGGAAGCCATTCTCAGACTGGGAAGCTGCTGACAATGAGTTTGAATACGGCTACCAAATCAAATTGAATGATCAATGGATGATCCAACCAAGTATGCCAGTAACTTTTGGTTCTGAAAGCATCACTTATAAACCTCAAGTTCGTGTTCAATACTCGTTCGATTCGGGTTTGAAGGCGAAGCTACGCTACCGTCATGAGTTCCGCGACTACACATCTGATTCCTTAAAAGAGAATCTCAACCGTAGTAAAATCACCGGTAACCTAGATTACAACTGGAATGCGTTCCAGTTTGGCTTTGAAGCAAACTACGCAGAAGATTTTGCCAATAATAAATGGACCGCTGGCGGCGGGGCAGACTACGAATGGGACTACAACATCAAAGTCGGTTACAAAGAGGCTGACTGGAATTGGCGTCCGTATGTAGAATTCGGTAACGTACAAGACGGCAGCGACCGCCAGCTACGTAGCCGCGTTGGTGTTAGCTACAGCTTCTAA
- a CDS encoding sodium:solute symporter family transporter produces MELNTLIVGIYFLFLIAIGWMFRTFTSTTSDYFRGGGSMLWWMVGATAFMTQFSAWTFTGAAGKAFTDGFAVAIIFIANAFGYLMNYLYFAPKFRQLRVVTVIEAIRMRFGKVNEQVFTWSGMPNSVISAGIWLNGLAIIASGIFGFDMTTTIILTGLVVLVMSVTGGSWAVIASDFMQMVIIMAVTVTCAVVAMYHGGGVTNIVNNFPTDSFITGDNLNYLSIFSIWAVFIFLKQFSITNNMLNSYRYLAAKDSNNARKAALLACVLMTLGPIIWFMPSWFIAGQGVDLASQYPEAGSKAADFAYLYFVQEYMPVGMVGLLIAAMFAATMSSMDSGLNRNSGIFVKNFYEPILRPNANEKELVIVSKLTSTFFGISIILVALFINSLKGLSLFDTMMYVGALIGFPMTIPAFCGFFIRKTPDWAGWGTLVVGGFVSYFVGFVITAEMIEGWFGLNELTGREWADLKVAIGLIGHIVFTAGFFVLSTLFYKPLAEHREKDVDKFFDNLATPLVAESTEQKKLDNKQRRMLGSLIAVAGVGVMTMFVLPNPMWGRLVFVLCGLIVFLVGLLLVKAVDDTVESAQQETTA; encoded by the coding sequence ATGGAACTCAATACATTAATAGTAGGTATCTACTTTCTCTTCTTAATTGCAATAGGGTGGATGTTTAGAACGTTTACTAGTACGACAAGTGACTACTTCCGAGGAGGGGGTAGCATGCTTTGGTGGATGGTTGGTGCTACTGCTTTCATGACTCAGTTTAGTGCTTGGACCTTTACCGGTGCTGCGGGCAAAGCGTTTACCGATGGCTTTGCTGTTGCGATCATCTTTATCGCTAATGCGTTCGGCTACTTAATGAACTACTTATACTTTGCACCAAAATTCAGACAGTTACGTGTGGTGACTGTTATTGAAGCAATTCGTATGCGTTTTGGTAAGGTCAATGAGCAGGTATTTACTTGGTCTGGTATGCCTAACAGTGTTATCTCTGCCGGTATCTGGTTGAATGGTCTTGCAATCATTGCATCAGGCATCTTCGGTTTCGATATGACAACAACCATCATTCTTACTGGTTTGGTTGTATTGGTGATGTCAGTAACGGGTGGCTCTTGGGCGGTTATCGCATCTGACTTCATGCAGATGGTCATCATTATGGCTGTAACGGTCACTTGTGCTGTTGTTGCAATGTACCACGGTGGTGGTGTAACCAATATCGTTAATAACTTCCCAACGGATTCGTTCATTACCGGTGATAACCTTAACTACCTGAGCATCTTTAGTATTTGGGCTGTGTTCATTTTCCTAAAACAGTTCAGCATTACCAACAACATGTTGAACTCTTACCGTTACCTTGCGGCTAAAGACTCGAACAACGCGCGTAAAGCTGCACTGCTGGCTTGTGTGTTAATGACGCTTGGTCCAATCATCTGGTTCATGCCTTCTTGGTTCATTGCAGGTCAAGGTGTCGATTTAGCATCTCAATACCCAGAAGCAGGTAGCAAAGCGGCTGACTTCGCTTATCTATACTTTGTACAGGAGTACATGCCTGTAGGTATGGTGGGCTTATTGATTGCAGCGATGTTTGCGGCAACTATGTCTTCAATGGACTCTGGTCTAAACCGTAATTCAGGTATTTTTGTTAAGAACTTCTACGAGCCGATTTTACGTCCAAATGCGAATGAAAAAGAGTTGGTGATTGTTTCTAAGCTAACGTCTACTTTCTTCGGTATCTCTATCATCCTTGTTGCTTTGTTCATTAACTCGCTGAAGGGTCTGAGCCTATTCGATACGATGATGTATGTCGGTGCCTTGATTGGCTTCCCTATGACTATTCCAGCATTCTGTGGCTTCTTTATTCGTAAGACACCAGACTGGGCTGGTTGGGGTACATTGGTTGTTGGTGGTTTCGTATCATACTTCGTCGGTTTTGTTATCACAGCGGAGATGATTGAAGGCTGGTTTGGTTTGAACGAACTTACTGGTCGTGAGTGGGCCGATCTTAAAGTGGCTATTGGTCTGATTGGTCACATCGTGTTTACTGCTGGTTTCTTCGTACTATCAACGCTGTTCTACAAGCCTCTTGCTGAACATCGTGAGAAAGACGTAGACAAGTTCTTCGACAACCTAGCAACGCCATTGGTTGCAGAGAGCACTGAGCAGAAGAAACTAGATAATAAACAACGTCGTATGTTGGGTTCACTTATTGCGGTTGCGGGTGTTGGTGTTATGACGATGTTTGTATTGCCAAACCCAATGTGGGGACGTTTAGTCTTCGTACTGTGTGGACTTATCGTTTTCTTAGTAGGCTTACTTCTAGTCAAAGCTGTTGACGACACAGTTGAAAGTGCGCAACAAGAAACCACTGCTTAA
- a CDS encoding LysR family transcriptional regulator — translation MINPLWLNTFKTLVEVGHFTQTAEKLYMTQPGVSQHIKKLEQACNCSLLSRENKTFELTEQGRIIYRYALKLNKEQEELFESLRFDNPFAGQCNLSCSGTLALQLYPDFLELQAEHPELSIHVEASPNQRIFNDVLQGTIDVGIVTQLPNDRVYQTEMIGKEALCLITHKSLENVEITPEKLHELGLIAHPDSTHYLSLYFDLCGDDAVKKLNINELPKTGYINQLHQILLPVSKGLGFTVLPEGAVENFPHKDQLHVVPPKVKVEEALYLVQKRNRTLPRRYDTVIDLIKQTFIDSL, via the coding sequence ATGATTAATCCACTATGGCTCAACACCTTTAAAACACTTGTGGAAGTGGGTCACTTCACTCAAACGGCAGAAAAGCTCTATATGACTCAACCCGGAGTCAGCCAACACATAAAGAAGCTAGAACAAGCCTGCAACTGTTCCCTACTTTCTCGCGAAAACAAAACCTTTGAGTTGACCGAGCAAGGTCGAATTATCTATCGCTACGCGCTTAAGCTAAACAAGGAACAAGAAGAGTTGTTTGAATCTCTGCGGTTTGATAATCCTTTCGCAGGCCAATGCAACCTGTCGTGCTCTGGTACCCTTGCTCTTCAGCTTTACCCCGACTTTCTCGAACTGCAAGCCGAGCATCCAGAACTCAGCATTCACGTCGAGGCTTCACCCAACCAACGAATATTCAATGATGTGTTACAAGGAACGATTGATGTAGGCATCGTGACTCAACTACCGAACGATCGAGTCTATCAAACAGAAATGATTGGTAAGGAAGCCTTGTGTCTGATTACTCACAAGAGCTTGGAAAACGTCGAGATTACTCCAGAGAAGCTCCACGAGTTGGGCCTAATAGCTCACCCTGACTCAACCCATTATCTCTCTCTGTATTTCGATTTATGTGGTGATGATGCGGTGAAAAAGCTCAATATTAACGAACTTCCTAAGACGGGATACATAAACCAGCTTCATCAAATTCTACTACCCGTCTCCAAAGGACTTGGTTTTACAGTGCTGCCTGAAGGCGCAGTCGAAAACTTCCCGCATAAAGATCAACTGCACGTAGTTCCACCCAAGGTCAAAGTGGAAGAGGCACTCTACTTAGTACAGAAGAGAAACCGTACCCTACCACGTCGATACGACACTGTGATTGACCTGATTAAGCAGACCTTCATCGACAGTTTGTAA
- a CDS encoding MFS transporter → MNRNVWILSLCQALLMTGNILLISVIGLIGKQIAPSQSMITLPVALQFLGLMAATIPASLISGKLGRKRGFSIGNIVGISGASLATFALSTHHFYLFCFATFLLGIGIGFGTLYRFAAIEVCSEDARHRAISISMAGGVLAAVLGPNLAVMSQQWSQDGLYIGAFASLIGLNVLALIILQTVQFPKFNLTTQQVQPDPVRTMIKAPNFVGAVFAAMVSYAVMNILMTATPLAMIGCGFDFTKAAGVIEWHVLGMFVPAFFTGGLIEKFGAKRMILAGAVLFLLCIAINIHGESIWHFRSALVLLGVGWNFMFIAATGLFSQSYQAKNKSKAQALNEFVVFSCVSVTALLSGWLESTVGWQMLNIYVLPFVLLVIMVFAFSAKKASSPSVTQ, encoded by the coding sequence ATGAACAGGAACGTTTGGATACTCTCCCTCTGTCAGGCTCTATTGATGACTGGCAATATTCTTCTTATCTCTGTGATTGGTTTGATCGGAAAACAGATCGCGCCGAGTCAAAGTATGATCACTTTGCCTGTGGCACTGCAATTTCTTGGTCTAATGGCGGCGACCATTCCTGCGTCTCTCATCTCTGGGAAGTTGGGGCGCAAGCGAGGCTTTAGTATCGGTAATATAGTCGGTATCTCTGGTGCGAGCTTAGCGACCTTCGCGCTCTCAACTCACCACTTTTACCTGTTCTGCTTTGCGACCTTTTTACTCGGTATAGGGATCGGCTTTGGTACTTTGTATCGATTTGCTGCGATTGAAGTGTGTAGCGAAGATGCGCGCCATCGTGCAATATCCATTTCAATGGCGGGTGGGGTTTTGGCTGCCGTATTGGGGCCTAACTTGGCGGTAATGTCTCAGCAGTGGTCACAAGATGGTCTCTATATTGGTGCTTTCGCATCACTAATCGGGTTGAACGTGCTGGCATTGATTATTCTCCAGACAGTTCAGTTTCCTAAGTTCAACCTAACAACTCAACAAGTTCAGCCAGACCCAGTGCGCACCATGATAAAAGCACCTAACTTCGTTGGCGCTGTGTTTGCTGCTATGGTCTCTTATGCGGTGATGAACATTTTAATGACGGCGACTCCGCTTGCGATGATTGGATGTGGCTTTGATTTTACCAAAGCAGCTGGCGTGATTGAGTGGCATGTATTAGGTATGTTCGTTCCTGCATTCTTTACGGGTGGGCTAATCGAGAAGTTTGGCGCTAAACGTATGATTTTAGCTGGCGCAGTACTGTTTTTATTGTGTATTGCTATCAATATACACGGCGAGTCAATTTGGCACTTCAGATCGGCGCTTGTGTTGCTCGGGGTTGGTTGGAACTTTATGTTTATTGCGGCGACAGGGTTATTTAGCCAATCTTACCAAGCGAAGAATAAATCTAAAGCGCAGGCTTTGAATGAGTTTGTGGTCTTTAGCTGTGTTAGTGTTACGGCACTTCTCTCAGGTTGGCTTGAATCTACGGTTGGTTGGCAAATGCTTAACATCTACGTATTGCCGTTTGTGTTGCTGGTGATCATGGTGTTTGCATTCAGCGCAAAGAAAGCAAGCAGCCCATCAGTAACGCAGTAA
- the lpxL gene encoding LpxL/LpxP family Kdo(2)-lipid IV(A) lauroyl/palmitoleoyl acyltransferase, whose amino-acid sequence MKVVDRPKLTLSLLLPKYWCVWFGFGFLALLVNLLPYRVLVFIGEGVGQLARLIISKRAKVARRNFELAFPELSAQEVEKLVRRNFEYAGMALIETGMAWFWPDWRVKRHMRVVGKDLILEQEENGRGVLVACGHFLNLEMTARIFSLFAPGYGVYRPHSNAAYEFIQHYGRTRKGHKMIDRSDLKGMLKVLKSGNRLWYLPDHDYGANASVFVPFFGVDKASTTAGTGFLIDATKCAVMSGVSVRKGGVYELQISEDFSHKFPRKQPEVAAQVMNQEIERIILKDICAWMWLHRRYKTLPEDHLGPCRYA is encoded by the coding sequence ATGAAAGTAGTAGATCGTCCAAAGTTAACGTTGTCTTTGTTGTTGCCAAAATATTGGTGTGTCTGGTTTGGTTTTGGCTTTTTAGCTTTATTAGTAAATCTTCTACCTTATCGAGTCTTGGTCTTTATCGGAGAGGGCGTTGGTCAGCTTGCAAGGTTGATTATCAGCAAGCGTGCGAAGGTGGCACGACGTAACTTTGAATTAGCATTTCCTGAGTTGTCTGCTCAAGAAGTTGAGAAATTAGTTCGACGAAACTTTGAATACGCAGGAATGGCTTTGATTGAAACCGGCATGGCTTGGTTCTGGCCTGATTGGCGAGTGAAGCGTCACATGCGTGTAGTGGGGAAAGACCTCATTCTTGAGCAAGAAGAGAATGGGCGCGGTGTGCTGGTGGCATGTGGTCATTTTCTTAATCTAGAAATGACTGCCCGAATTTTTAGCCTATTTGCACCGGGTTACGGTGTATATCGACCGCACAGTAATGCTGCCTATGAGTTTATTCAGCATTATGGTAGAACGCGTAAAGGGCATAAAATGATCGATCGTTCTGATTTAAAAGGTATGCTCAAAGTGCTTAAATCAGGCAATCGCTTATGGTATCTACCTGACCATGATTATGGAGCAAACGCTTCTGTGTTTGTGCCATTCTTTGGTGTCGATAAAGCTTCAACGACAGCGGGCACAGGGTTTTTAATTGATGCAACTAAGTGCGCAGTAATGTCAGGAGTTAGTGTCAGAAAAGGTGGTGTCTATGAGCTACAGATCAGCGAAGATTTCAGCCATAAATTCCCACGTAAGCAGCCAGAAGTTGCAGCGCAAGTTATGAACCAAGAAATCGAACGCATAATCCTAAAAGACATCTGTGCTTGGATGTGGTTACACAGAAGGTACAAGACGCTGCCTGAAGATCATCTTGGTCCTTGTCGTTATGCATAG